A portion of the Gammaproteobacteria bacterium genome contains these proteins:
- a CDS encoding DUF2058 domain-containing protein produces MASLQDQLLKAGLVDKHKAKLANKEKQKQTNLARKSGGKTVNAAKAAAQQRHAERVEQDRVLNQKKQDIARQKAIGAQVKQLIEVNKLDRSRGEIPYSFEYENKVKNILVTEDQKNHLTSGHLAIVVTSITKGSQFEIVAVQVAQKIAERDEQSVILLNNRDASATLEDDLYAAYQIPDDLTW; encoded by the coding sequence GGCTGGTCTGGTCGATAAACACAAAGCTAAACTGGCCAACAAGGAGAAACAGAAACAGACTAATTTGGCTCGTAAGTCCGGGGGGAAAACGGTTAATGCGGCCAAAGCTGCAGCCCAGCAGCGCCACGCCGAAAGGGTGGAACAGGACCGCGTACTCAATCAGAAAAAACAAGATATTGCCAGGCAAAAAGCGATCGGTGCCCAGGTTAAACAACTTATAGAAGTCAACAAACTGGATCGGAGCCGAGGCGAGATTCCTTATAGCTTCGAATATGAAAACAAGGTCAAGAATATCCTGGTCACCGAGGATCAGAAAAACCATTTAACCTCAGGACATCTCGCAATTGTCGTCACCAGTATAACCAAGGGCAGTCAATTCGAAATCGTTGCTGTCCAGGTAGCGCAGAAAATTGCCGAGCGCGATGAACAATCGGTAATACTGCTAAACAACAGGGATGCATCTGCCACCCTGGAAGACGACCTCTACGCCGCCTACCAGATCCCCGATGATTTAACCTGGTAA